The segment GGTATTCTGATCCCTGAAGGTACGAGCCCGTTGGAGAAGGTTGGATTGAATTTCTTCCATGAGCTGCTGTACCCGGCCGGCCGCCTCGGCGGCTGGGACTATTTCTTTTTCCCCCGTATCCCGGCGTACAATTACGACCTTCTGATTTTCCATATCCCGGGGGCCAATTTCAATGCGAACCGGTACGCCAACCATCTCCCACTCGGCGAATTTCCACCCGGGGCTGTTGGAGTCATCCTCATCGATAATGACGGTATTGAGTTCATTGCCCAGGGTCTCCTGGAGAGCTGCAAACACTGAGCGGGCATAGGTAAGAACCTGATCTTTATTTTTATTCCGGAAGATTGGAACAATCACTGCCTTGGTGGGTGCGATCCGAGGGGGAAGGACCAGGCCGTTGTCGTCCGAGTGTGCCATAATGAGTGCCCCGATGAGGCGGGTTGAAACACCCCAGCTGGATGCCCACACATAGTCGAGGGTTCCTTCAGGGGTTTGGTAGGTTACATCAAAGGCTTTGGCAAAGTTTTGACCAAGAAAATGGCTTGTTCCGGCCTGTAAGGCTTTTTTATCCTGCATGAGAGCTTCAATTGCATAGGTATTGACTGCCCCTGCAAATTTCTCGCTCTGGCTCTTGACCCCGGTTAGCACCGGAAGGGCAAGGTAGTCTTCAGCGAAGGTTTTATACACCTCAAGCATCCGGAGGGTCTCTTCTTCGGCCTCCTGGGAACTCGCATGAGCTGTGTGGCCTTCCTGCCACAGGAATTCACTGGTCCGGAGGAACAAACGTGTTCTTTTTTCCCAGCGTAGAACATTTGCCCATTGGTTGATAAGCAGGGGAAGATCCCGGTAGCTTTGGATCCACTTTTTATACATGCTCCAGATGATGGTTTCCGAGGTCGGGCGGATTACCAGGGGTTCTTCCAGCTCTGAGCCGCCGCCATGGGTTACCACTGCAAGCTCGGGGGCGAACCCTTCAACATGCTCCGCCTCCTTCTGTAGGTAACTCTGGGGAATAAGGAGGGGAAAGTAGGCGTTGACATGACCGGTTTCTTTAAACATCCGGTCGAGATTGCTCTGGATTTTTTCCCAGAGGGCATAGCCCCGAGGGCGGATGACCATGGAGCCCTTTACCGGGCTGTAGTCGGCTAGTTTTGCCTGGGTAACAATATCAATGTACCAATCGCTGTAATTTGTGTTTCGGGGTGTAATTCGTTCTGCCATGGGAGCATAGTATTTTTTTTACTCTGTATTGTCCAGCAAGTTACCCCGGGAGAATTACCACACTTTTACGGTTTCTACCATGTACCGTATGGAAGCACCATTGGTATCCTGTTGCATGACCTTCTCCACAACCATGATGACGGATTTTTCGTCGGGACTGAGGATCACTTGTTTGAGTCGGTAGCTGGAGACGCCTCTCCGGTAGAAGTCGGGAATGCCTACCGTGTAGGCTCGCACCTGGCCGTCTTTAGGGGTTGCAGTCAGCTGAATATGGAATGCCGCCTCGCTTTGAGGGGATTCTTCTGAGGTGGTTCGGGCTGTCTGTTTTAGGTGAAGATCGTACTGCGTCTCGGTATTAAAATCCCTGAACCGGATCTGTTCCTTGGGAATATCCCCGTTAATATACAGATACACCAGCCGGCCTTGGGCGGTATGATCGATGGACCATCGCTGTACCAAGGGAGTTACGGTATGCAGGAGATTATACAATGCGCCGCTTCCATCTTGACCGAGGCTGACAGGATGTTGGGGTTCATAGGAGTGTACACCCTGAGATGTAAATTCGTTTTGTGCAACATCGACAAAAAAGATGGAAGCAAAGGGGATGGAGGTGTTTTTATCGATCCCGTATTGGCCAAAAACAAAGGTTTTTGAATCCTGGGAGAATCCGAGATTTACGTAGTGGGCAATGTCGCCGCCAAAGAGAAGGCTCGGAACTATAAGTAGTGCAAAAAGTAAACATCGTTTCATGGATTGTTCCTCCAATTAGTTTATCGTATGCCCTGGCTGAATCTAAAGGGTTTTTTTACACCCGTACTAGCGAAACCTGCCGTTTCTGATATAGTATGGGGTATGACGCTCCGGGTTAGGAATACGATCCTCTATTGTATAGCTGCAGCAGTGTTTGGTGTAGCCGTTTCTTTGATAGCCTTGGCTCCGAGGATTGTATCCTTGTTTCAGGTGTTGTCCCTGTCCGAGCGGGTGCTGCTGTTCTCCCGGAGCTTCGGGGAGTGGCGTGTTTACCAGACTCAGCTGAGTGTGGTGTTATTGTCTATGGTTGCCCCTCTCCTGGTTAGCGTTCTGGGGTACCTGGGGTTCCTCCGGTTCTTTCGAAAGATTACTGGACCGTTGATCTTTTTCTTCTTTATTTTCCTGGGGAGTTTGGTTTTTGAAACCCTGCCGATATGGACGCTTTTGGCGCGAATGAACCGTGAACCCCTGGGCCTTATCGCAGGCCTGACCAGGCTGCATACCTTCGGATTAATTCTCGGCGGAGCCGCCTTGTTTACAGCGGGGTTATACACTGCCGGTGTAAAATATCAGTATCAAGGCGGGGCATTAATCATTACCCTCGGGGTAGCCGGCGGACTTTCCTATCTATTACCCGTGGATGTATCTGTGATGGCCAGCAATTTTTTGGCAAAGGCTGGATTATCATCAATCGTGTCTCTCGTCCTGGTCTTTTTAATGGCGGCAACCCTCCTGAACTTTTTTAAGAGCAGTTTGATGAACCAGTCGCCGGGAGACATGGTATACGGATTTTCTGTGGTTGGTATGATGGCCGGGCGGTGGATGATCCACTCCAGTCCAAACGTGTGGATGCTGGTGGTCGGGGTGGTGCTGCTTATTACTGGATCTGTGGTATATGCCCGCCGAGTGTTCCGAGC is part of the Spirochaeta lutea genome and harbors:
- a CDS encoding DUF2259 domain-containing protein, coding for MKRCLLFALLIVPSLLFGGDIAHYVNLGFSQDSKTFVFGQYGIDKNTSIPFASIFFVDVAQNEFTSQGVHSYEPQHPVSLGQDGSGALYNLLHTVTPLVQRWSIDHTAQGRLVYLYINGDIPKEQIRFRDFNTETQYDLHLKQTARTTSEESPQSEAAFHIQLTATPKDGQVRAYTVGIPDFYRRGVSSYRLKQVILSPDEKSVIMVVEKVMQQDTNGASIRYMVETVKVW
- the proS gene encoding proline--tRNA ligase — translated: MAERITPRNTNYSDWYIDIVTQAKLADYSPVKGSMVIRPRGYALWEKIQSNLDRMFKETGHVNAYFPLLIPQSYLQKEAEHVEGFAPELAVVTHGGGSELEEPLVIRPTSETIIWSMYKKWIQSYRDLPLLINQWANVLRWEKRTRLFLRTSEFLWQEGHTAHASSQEAEEETLRMLEVYKTFAEDYLALPVLTGVKSQSEKFAGAVNTYAIEALMQDKKALQAGTSHFLGQNFAKAFDVTYQTPEGTLDYVWASSWGVSTRLIGALIMAHSDDNGLVLPPRIAPTKAVIVPIFRNKNKDQVLTYARSVFAALQETLGNELNTVIIDEDDSNSPGWKFAEWEMVGVPVRIEIGPRDMENQKVVIVRRDTGEKEIVPAAEAAGRVQQLMEEIQSNLLQRARTFRDQNTFQASTYDEFKAYFNSDGGGGFVTAYWNGDPAVEARVKEETKATIRVLPFGNEETAQGNTCIFTGEPAKYAAVFAKAY